Proteins from a single region of Candidatus Omnitrophota bacterium:
- a CDS encoding proton-conducting transporter membrane subunit, with amino-acid sequence MAILPYLIAIPLTAAFLTPLFAKRMKAAADVIACAATFFMMAVSLAVAALVLQGRAPSYNVGNWMPPFGIQLCADALSAFMLVTVNLVGFLIAVYSVGYIKSYTDKWKYYTLLMVMMAGVNGLLITTDLFNLYVFLEIASIAVYALVAFGTEPTSLEASFKYAVMSAVASSFVLLGIALLYGATSTLNMNDMARVIAASGGTKLLYFVGMLFIMGFGLKAAAVPFHAWLPDTYSSSPATIPAASSGILIKTLGIYVIARIFFNIFGMTSAVSSIIITLAVLSMLVGALLAFGQTNIRRLFGYSSISQVGYIFLGLGIGTPLGIVGALLHLFNHSVAKSALFLNSGIAENSEQTNDLKRMSGIIAKNPVNGYSMMAGALSICGVPPLGGFWSKLIIIFACIQANRPVLAFIAVAVSILTLAYYFRALTPVLFGRRPDETATRGGAKRSMAMAVAVAILAVIVISGGFLLMPNAGNALLNNAAAVLVKGSFCVNPGVVR; translated from the coding sequence ATGGCGATACTACCATATTTGATAGCGATACCGCTTACCGCGGCGTTTTTGACGCCTCTTTTCGCGAAACGCATGAAGGCGGCCGCGGACGTTATTGCCTGCGCGGCTACATTTTTTATGATGGCGGTTTCGCTTGCCGTAGCCGCTCTCGTCCTGCAGGGCAGGGCGCCATCCTATAATGTGGGAAACTGGATGCCCCCGTTCGGCATTCAGCTCTGCGCCGACGCGCTATCGGCATTCATGCTGGTTACAGTCAACTTAGTCGGATTTTTAATAGCGGTATATTCCGTAGGGTACATAAAGAGCTATACCGATAAGTGGAAATATTATACGCTCCTTATGGTAATGATGGCGGGTGTCAACGGGCTCCTGATAACGACGGATTTATTCAACCTCTACGTATTTCTGGAGATAGCGTCTATCGCGGTGTACGCGCTGGTGGCATTTGGCACCGAACCGACATCCCTTGAGGCGTCGTTCAAATATGCCGTGATGAGCGCTGTGGCGTCCAGCTTCGTCCTGCTCGGGATAGCGCTTCTTTATGGCGCGACATCCACACTCAATATGAACGACATGGCCCGCGTAATAGCGGCGTCGGGCGGTACAAAACTTTTATATTTTGTTGGTATGTTATTCATAATGGGCTTCGGGCTCAAAGCCGCGGCTGTGCCTTTTCACGCGTGGCTACCGGATACGTACAGTTCATCCCCGGCCACTATTCCCGCGGCCTCTTCCGGGATACTCATAAAGACGCTTGGCATATATGTGATTGCCAGGATATTTTTTAATATTTTTGGAATGACATCCGCGGTTTCTTCAATCATTATAACATTGGCCGTTCTCTCGATGCTGGTGGGGGCTTTACTCGCTTTCGGACAAACGAATATAAGGCGGCTATTCGGATATTCGAGCATAAGCCAGGTTGGCTATATCTTTCTAGGGCTCGGAATAGGAACGCCGCTCGGCATCGTAGGGGCGCTCCTTCATCTTTTTAATCACAGTGTGGCCAAGTCGGCGCTATTTTTAAATTCCGGGATCGCCGAAAACTCCGAGCAGACCAACGACCTTAAGCGTATGTCCGGAATAATCGCGAAAAATCCCGTCAACGGATATTCTATGATGGCAGGCGCTCTTTCGATATGCGGCGTGCCGCCGCTCGGCGGGTTCTGGAGCAAGCTAATAATAATTTTCGCGTGTATCCAGGCGAATAGGCCAGTGCTCGCCTTCATAGCGGTTGCCGTAAGCATTCTTACGCTTGCGTACTACTTCAGGGCGCTTACGCCGGTACTCTTCGGCAGGCGGCCCGATGAGACCGCTACCCGTGGAGGGGCTAAGAGGAGTATGGCCATGGCCGTCGCGGTCGCGATCCTGGCCGTCATCGTTATATCCGGAGGATTTTTACTTATGCCGAACGCGGGCAACGCACTGCTGAACAACGCGGCCGCCGTTCTTGTAAAAGGTTCCTTCTGTGTCAACCCCGGGGTCGTAAGATGA
- a CDS encoding sodium:proton antiporter, which translates to MTVYMLCLVLFSIGLYCVLRKRNIIKIIIGICIMGYAVNLFFILIGYVKDGRSPIYAHDQAITKMVDPLPQVVVLTVIVLGLSITLLLISIAIRLYEKYGTFDITRINKLKG; encoded by the coding sequence ATGACGGTATATATGTTATGCCTGGTGCTCTTCTCGATAGGGCTATATTGTGTCCTAAGGAAACGGAATATCATAAAGATAATCATCGGCATATGCATTATGGGATACGCGGTAAATCTTTTCTTCATACTCATAGGATATGTAAAAGACGGCCGTTCTCCTATATACGCTCACGATCAGGCTATCACAAAGATGGTGGATCCTCTGCCGCAGGTGGTGGTGCTGACCGTGATTGTCCTGGGGCTTTCGATAACACTTCTATTGATATCGATCGCGATACGGCTTTACGAGAAGTACGGAACATTCGATATAACGCGAATAAACAAACTTAAGGGATAG
- a CDS encoding MnhB domain-containing protein has translation MDTKAVKHEKGMTLIVKTVTRLTLGFILLYGVYITMSGHESPGGGFAGGVIVALSFVNIMLAFGKEVALKRLRANLLRIAIGAGALVFLYTVIYGFSGDMPFRIFSNYTIIPFCEMIIVGAGLFAIFLALVLLSKADKDSE, from the coding sequence ATGGATACTAAGGCCGTAAAACATGAAAAGGGTATGACCCTTATAGTCAAGACGGTAACGCGTCTTACGCTCGGGTTTATCCTGCTGTACGGCGTATATATTACCATGTCCGGGCATGAATCCCCGGGTGGCGGATTTGCCGGGGGCGTGATAGTCGCGCTCTCATTCGTAAATATAATGCTGGCATTCGGCAAAGAGGTCGCGCTTAAAAGACTGCGCGCGAACCTGCTCCGGATAGCGATAGGCGCCGGCGCGCTCGTGTTCCTTTACACGGTAATATACGGATTTTCCGGCGATATGCCTTTCAGGATATTCAGTAATTACACGATAATTCCATTTTGTGAAATGATAATAGTAGGCGCGGGGTTGTTTGCCATATTCTTAGCCCTGGTACTTTTGTCAAAAGCGGACAAAGACTCGGAATAG